The DNA window ctccgcaggcgtgagcctggtcagtgcctggaggggagactcctgggaaagccaagaccactgctggaagaggcgttcgaggggccagtagggggcgctccgTGTCCCAATCCCAGCTGGACCTGAAGCCTCCTCGGACCCACACCGctcccccttctctctctctctctctccctctctccctccctctctccctctctctccctctctctccctctctctccctctctctccctccccgcGTGTGTCCCCGCGTGTGTCCCCGCGTGTGTCCCCGCGTGTGTCCCCGCGTGTGTCCCCGAGGGGAATGGGAGAGAATCCAACTGACCTTTGGGGAAGACCGGCGGCGGTTTCCCCTCCAGCTTCTCGACATCGGTGTGCACCAGCGGGATGCGGGGGTCGTCGTAGCTGATCACCTCCCTGCGGGGACGGGGACAGAAGAGAGGGGCGCCCAGGCCGCGGTCAGCCCAGGACACGCGAGGGCCGCAAGGCCAAAGCCACCGCCGCCTCCAGACGGCACAGGAGAGCAGAAGAGGGCGGTGGCACACACCAGCAAACATGTAGAAGACTCGTGGGGAAAAAAGCTCATTTAGGATTTGCATTACACTGCAGACAACAGAACTAGCATTGCATGAATCTTGCACCCAGGGAGTTGACTCAGCTGGGGGCACATCTTGAGTTTTCACGGTAAAGAATACCCTTAGCATACAAAAGAAACGGCAAGCATAAGAAACACTGGAGATTATCTGGATGAGTGAAGGACCAAATAAAAACAGACGGGACTCCTGTAGCACACAGGCTGCACCCAGTGCAGGGTTCAGGAGCAGCAGGCTCCCGTCTGGACTGCAGCCAAACAGCCCCGCTGCGCTACTTGAACTCTGCAGATGCACACAGTAAAAAGCAGGTGTGAAAGACACAGAGGCTCGTACTCTTGAGCTGGGAGCTACATTGCCAGCTTGACCAAACCACAAGATAACCGGAAATCACAGAATCGATGAAGATCTCCTATGGAAATACAAGACTGAGAAACtgagggtcagagcgcagggtcagccattgtatagcacccctggagcagctggcaggtgtgtgagtgtatcCCTCAAACCCCCCGAGAGCTCTCCGGCTCACCGGTTTCCTGTGCAGGGAAGACCGGTGCGGAGCGGTTCGAGGGACACATCCGAGACCCTCCTACCAAATGCACACCGTGAACCCCAGCCCCTGATGGCCGGGGGGGGGGTGCAGAAACAGCCCAAGCAGCCTCTGAGCCGACTCCCGAGTCCAGGGAGGAGATCTCGCCGGGAGCACGCGGACACTGACCAGCGGACGTCCTGCGGTCGCAGGAGGATGCGGCGGTAGGCCCCAGACAGGGAGTAGTCGCGGATCTTGTGTCGCATGTTGTCGATGTCCAGGCCGTCCGCCGACAGCATCTCCCTGTAGCCGTCTCCAACTggaacacacacacgcacacacacgtcACGCGGGCCCTACTCCGCAGCAAACTGCGCAGACGCATCTCTCCGACACCCCTCGCCGCCTCGTGCACCTCCCGGAGGACACGGGCAGGGGTGACAGCAGACACGCCGGCAACAGTCCCCGTGtttttcagggttagaaagaatcggcgctgatgagtgcatttcaagtcGCAACAACGGCAAAACATACACATTGACTTGTCAATTTAAATTTCCAGCTCTGCGCAGCGCCgtgttctgcaattcagaacgaggcaacaaaaccctccggtgaggtgaagcggccctgttatattgtaaacaagcagccCTGTGAATCCATCTCTTTTGAGCCAATAGAAACATAGCTCTCGACTTCgagatggttttgctgacaaacaCAACTCGCTTGTTAACTCAGATCACACTGGAATGTTGGATTGCTGTAGTGAAATatttgctgcacaacctgtacttgtttAGCTCGTACATCAGtcattacagggactagtgagcaggaagggctgcatcggTTTGTGGAGTTTGtggcgacttacagtactttcacaaacttcacaattttgtgtttaatctgacatttgtgatttttttctagaACGTCAGTGAATTTACTTTGCTAGCGAGAtctaataaccggtctgagaaactgggactgcagctGCCCTGTAAGGCCCGGAGGCCAGGCCGTCAGACTCACTGTGGTGTGCTGGGTAGATGACGTCAAAGCCGGGCAGGGGCATCACCACGTCGTGGATGGTGTGGCTGGCGGCCTCCTCCTGGGACAGGGGCACCGCGGTGCCTGCACGGACACGCACAGAAGTGGCACGAAGTCAGCACTGCTTAGCGCCTGCCAGAACCCGTTCTCCTTCCTGCCTGGATCCACTCCTTCATCGCGGCCACTCTCAGGTGCTCGGGCAACCCGCTGGGACGAGGCATTAAGCCTACAGCTGGGGCCCTGTGTCTGCTCATTTACCCCTCCCTCGTTTTTCAGCACTGTGTTCACTGTGATTAATAATTCCCCACAGGCTGGAAGCATATTCTAGCGTAAGTGTGGGGGCAGTGcactggctctgtggctcaggatctgcgccagtggctggaaggttgccggttcgaatcccacggctgaaagaggaatcctactctggcCCCTGaggaaggcccttaaccccagctgctccaggggtgctgtacaatggctgaccctgcgctctgacccccagtttctctccctgtctgtgtgtctcatggagagcaagctggggtatgtgaaaagacaaattcctaaattgtatatggccaataatgtgatcttatcttaaaaggCTACGCGATTATTGGCCTGGACTTCCTTGGCCGAGAATACAAACGCGGTCAGCTCCCTGCCTCTCTCACCTCCGCGGAGCACCAGGTCTCCGGGCACGGCCTCCAGCCCGAAGGCCTCGATGCGCCGGCTCACCATGCAGTTCCACACGTAGCTCTGGTAGCTGTGAATGTACATCAGCCGGTTGTTCCGGGGGATCTGCGGGGGGTGGGGGAGAGCCACAGCGTCAAGACACACCTCCCGCGCTGCAGTGCACGATCGCTGGATTGGTCCACAACCGTGTCAACGTTTGCCCCACCCGCTGCTGGACCAATCCAGTGATCCTCTCCTCTGTTTGCAGTGCATGCCTCAAACAAGCCTTTACAGGGACAGTAGTTCCTTAGAAGAAAGGCAACTGATTCAGGCAACTCCCCTGGTTTGACCAGGAACCTCTGTGCAAATGGCAAACTTCTACATGATCACAGGACTTCTGCTTCTAAATGCATTCTTATTTCCACAAGCTCAACTCGAAGGAATCGATGTTGaacagccagcagctatatcaccctgcagctcacaactggcagcccactgaagctcagcagctgtgagtctgtccaGTAcgtggatgggagactcctgggaaagctgaggttgctgctggaagaggtgttagtgggaccagcagggggcgctcaccctgcagtccgtgtgggtcctaattctcCAGTATAGGGAggggggcactatactgtaaagaaaAGGCTCCATCCTtgggatgagacataaaactgaggtccttacTCTCCACAGGTCACGAAAAATCTCAGGGCTTTGCTCAAAAAGGGTGGGTGTGTTAATTCTGgagtcctgaccaaatttcctcctggcctttaccagtcgtggcctcctaataatccccatctgtgaactggcttcaccactctgctctcctccccactgagagctggtgtgtggggagcgtactggtgcactatggctgccgtgacatcatccaggtggggctgcacactggtggtggtggaggggagcccccattacctgtaaagcgctttgagtggagagtccaggaAAGCGCTGtgtaagtgtgaggaattattcTTCTTATTGTACCGCTGCTGTAACAGTCTAAGCGGCAGCGGCACGGCTCTGGTCCGAACCCGCGGCCCAGAGCTCCGCCCTGCCCCGTCCGCGGAGGGGCCGTACTCACGAGGCCGAAGGCGGTGACGATGTTCTTCCTGCCGTACTTGGCCAGTCCGCGCAGCAGCTGCCCCTCCACGCAGCGCTTCACCGGCAGCTTCCGCAGGGCCGCCTCGGGGTCCTGGGTGCGAGCCCACTCCTCCCGGCAGCGCACCAGGTAGCCCTTCTCGgctggagggggggggaggcGGCGTGAGAGAGCAGACAACGGGACACGCACACAAACTGACGGGCGGGTGGGGCTCGCGACGGAGACGAAGGCCGTTCGCTCCCGGGCGCTGTACGGGTTTTGGGACAGGAGAGTTTCTAGACGCAAGGCTGCGGAAAACAACATTACCTCCGGGCCGGGGCTTGAGGATCAGATCCACCACCTCTGTCCAGTTGTTCTGCAGGATGGTCCTGATTGACAGAGGAGTAACAACCTCTCAGACAGGTGGTCAACCAGGCCGCCAGGCCAATGTGTAAGCGCTTACTGATTCATAAGGAAAGGCTACTGTTTTCACAAACCGGCACACATCAATATCCAGAGCAACTTCTGATGATTTCAGATCAACCCCCACCATGTGCGTGCCACAGACAGCCCCCCAGACTCGCATGTATCCTTTCTAACTGTCCAGCCCCCCCAACATGCACTCCTCCTCTGTGCCCTCCCCTGTCCCCGCCCCACCCTCCACACACACCCCGCCCAGTGCCTGCCCTCCTCCACACACACCCCGCCCAGTGCCCGCCCTCCTCCACACACACCCTGCCCAGTGCCCGCCCCACCCTCCACACACACCCCGCCCAGTGCCCGcccccccctccacacacaccccGCCCAGTGCCCGcccccccctccacacacacctTCCTCTGTCCCTGCCCCGCCCTCCACACACACCTTCCTCTGTCCCTGCCCCGCCCTCCACACACACCTTCCTCTGTCCCTGCCCCACCCTCCTCCACACACACCTTCCTCTGTCCCTGCCCCACCCTCCTCCACACACACCTTCCTCTGTCCCTGCCCCACCCTCCACACACAccttcctctgtcccagccCTCCACACACACCCCGCCCAGTGCCCGCCCCACCCTCCACACACACCCCGCCCAGTGCCCGCCCCACCCTCCACACACACCCCGCCCAGTGCCCGCCCCACCCTCCACACACACCTTCCTCTGTCCCTGCCCCGCCCTCCTCCGTCCCCTGCCCAGTGTCTGCCCcgccctccccacacacaccttcctctgtcccagccCTCCACACACACCCCGCCCAGTGCCCGCCTCCCCTCCACACACACCTTCCTCTGTCCCTGCCCCGCCCTCCTCCGTCCCCTGCCCAGTGTCTGCCCTGCCCTCCACACACACCCTGCCCAgtgcccccccccgcccccgcctCCCCCTGCCTTACCTGCCAACCTGGTACGTGGGGACGGCGGTGGTGCCGAAGCGCTGCATGCCGTAGTAGTTGATGAAGCCGGTGTCCCTCAGCGAGGTCATGGCCTGCTGCACCTGCGCGTCTGAGCCCGAGATATTCCTGCCGGCGGGGCAGCGAGAGGCAGGTGTGAGCGCGCTGCCCACTCCACTCCGCAGCCAGCCGCACCGGCCTCTCGCTAGCAGACGGAgacaccccaccccccaggCTGCCCACCACTGACCTGATGACCACAGTGAAGTGGTTGCCCTGGAGCTCCCCTAGTTTCAGGGGGTGCTTCTTGTACGAGAAGTTCCCCAGCTTGAAGTTCATCAGGCACTTGTTGAGGTGAGACAGTCTCTGAGCGCTGATCCTGCGAAGGAAAGAGGCAAATGTCCACTGAACTACTAAAACTTACTTAACACTCCCCCATGTTGAAATCCTACAGCTTTGTTTGCAACAGGATCACTGAACAGATGATCTAACGAAACACATTAATGAAATGATCCTATTGCTCGATGTACAGTGCTTCAGTGGTTCTGCTCCTCACCCTTAAGAAAGTACACCTGATCCACAATCCACTTCTCCgcatagaaaaatgtttttaacatcCTGAACAGAAAGCAGCTCAGACTAGGTTGACCCACACGGATTACAAACAACCTAAGCTGCAAGTTACCCCACAAGGAGACAAGCACACATTCAGCCCTGAACTGTCTCCAGCCAGCAGTACGAGCAATGTCTTCAGTTCGTGGCTTGTGGCATGCCGTACTGGGGTATAATGGAAAGCAACTTTTCAGATTGTGGCACCAGTTTTGCTGCCAAGTGCAGGTCAATCTACTGAATGACCCACCTACAGCTACATGTAAATGAAACTTAACTTGGGAGGACTGTCCAAACCAGGGGTCTCCAAGCCTGCTCCTGGAGATCCCCAGTCCAGACAGGCTTATAGGTCACCTGCTCCCAGACTCAGATCAAGACCACCTGCAAGCTATTGATTAATAAGGCAAGTACTGTGTATAAATAAGCAAACTCTGGTCattatttagggctgaagggtACACGGATATTGGTTTACACCAAACATCTATTTTATTGATCACAACTGATGTTTCAAGTCTCTAGAAATGATGATTTAATAGCAAACTGTGAAACCTGCCAGACTGGGGCTCTTTATAACCAGAATAGTACAACCCGATATAAACTCAGACAGATACACTTTTCAGCAGGAGTAGGACAATCAAACCCATCTCAACAGAGGGGTCAGGTCAAGACCAGAGCCCAGCAGGTCACTCAAACCCATCTCAACAGAGGGGTCAGGTCAAGACCAGAGTCCAGCAGGTCACTCAAACCCATCTCAACAGAGGGGTCAGGTCAAGACCAGAGTCCAGCAGGTCACTCAAACCCATCTCAACAGAGGGGTCAGGTCAAGACCAGAGCCCAGCAGGTCACTCAAACCCATCTCAAGAGAGGGGTCAGGTCAAGACCAGAGCCCAGCAGGTCACTCAAACCCATCTCAAGAGAGGGGTCAGGTCAAGACCAGAGCCCAGCAGGTCACTCAAACCCATCTCAACAGAGGGGTCAGGTCAAGACCAGAGCCCAGCAGGTCACTCAAACCCATCTCAACAGAGGGGTCAGGTCAAGACCAGAGCCCAACAGGTCACTCAAACCCATCTCAAGAGAGGGGTCAGGTCAAGACCAGAGCCCAGCAGGTCACTCAAACCCATCTCAAGAGAGGGGTCAGGTCAAGACCAGAGCCCAGCAGGTCACTCAAACCCATCTCAAGAGAGGGGTCAGGTCAAGACCAGAGCCCAGCAGGTCACTCAAACCCATCTCAACAGAGGGATCAGGCCAAGACCATAGTCAGAGATTGAGCTACCAGCGTTTCCTTCTGCTTCTGCATGAAGGCCTGTTCGGTGAGGCACTCACTTCAGCACTGCAATCTCCTGGACTGTGATGGCCCTCTTGTCCTTAGTTCCCATGTAAGAGAAGATATTGGGCTTCACTCTGTTGAGAAAATCACTGTTAACAGTCCTGGTAGGTGCTGTTTTGCCTGCTCTGAAAGTACCACACTGTACCGAAACAATGCCCACGGGTTAAAGAGCTGATTATAAGCAGCTGGCTACAGGCACAAAACACACGTGCAGTATTTTTagtaaattaattaacatttttgacATAACAGTAGAGAAGAAGAGGAATTTTTCCACACAAACATCTCTAAATGAGTTCCTCCTCACAGTTCAGTGAATGGCTGCAGTCTGTTTGTCATCTCCTGCTCTTGTTATAATAACAACATTAACAACACAACCTGCAACCTGCCTCTGCTGCAAACCACCCTGCTATTTTCACCGAGGTATTTCCTCTAAGCCACAATTTTCGAGCAAATCATTAAAAACTGCTCTTCACACCAGCTCAACAGATTGCCAAGCACAGACACTGTCCTGCTTTTTGTCAGGCAGGAGAATTGACCTCTTCTTTCAGCCCCAATCACTATGTCCAAAATTGAATAGGGAAAAGCAAAATATGCAAATCAGTTAAATTGTGACATGTAACTGAGTTTTCTGTCAAGCGCTGTTGTCACTTTTCCTTAGGTACAGTGAGGTTGTGAGGCAGTGTGTGAGACAGAGACAGTACAGCCCTGTGCCTCGGGGCCAGCGAGGCTGTGAGGCAGTGTGTGAGACAGAGACAGTACAGCCCTGTGCCTCGGGGACAGCGAGGCTGTGAGGCAGTGTGTGAGACAGACACAGTACAGCCTCCGGGACAGCGAGGCAGGGAAGCTCTCCACCTGAGGAATTTGGAGAGCACGTTGATGGCGTCCATGGTGTCCTTGTTCTCCTTGTACAGCACGCAGTGACAGAAACTGCCCCGGCTCTTCGGCCAGGAGTGCTTTCGTGGTGCTGCACCGGGGGGGGCACAGGGAAGACGAGAAGACAAAACGGAAAAAAAGAGGAGTTAATGAATCCTTTTGAAACCGTCGCACAGCATATGCacactaaattaatttaataattcattACCTCCCACCCCAAAAACAAGACTACCTGCTCCCAAGACACCGTTCTGGCGCTGGCGTGACACAGAACCGTTCGAGCGTTTGCACTGAACACGGCAGCCGTCTCACATCACTCCTATCCCACTGTGCTGCCCGCGGCGGGGAGCCGCATGCCGGAGGCCCTACCAGAACCGAGCATTAACCTCCCTTTCTGCAATCGAGCCCAGCGCCCGCCAGCCCCCCCTGGGGCGCGGGCCAATCCCACCGGGCCCACGAGACCCAACGACAAGGAACAGCGAAGAAGGTCCTCGCTAGCTCAGAGGAACGAGACGGGGACATGTTTAACATCACACTGACTTAGCCTGAACACTAGAGGCCTACAGAGCACCACGCCATTAAGCATCGGAAACCAAACCACTGCCCTCTTGTCAGTAATAAAAACTTGTGCCTTTTGGTTTAGGTCAGCTCGGGTTTGTAACAAAGAAATCCTCACACCTTTGCCGCTCCGAGGAGAGTGTGCTCCAGCTGCTAACGGCAGCGCTGACGGACCCAGAGAGGTGGCGCTCAAGACGGCTGCACACACCCCCGCTGGGTTCCCCACTGGCCCCCAGAAACATACCTCTTCAAACACGTACTTGACTCGCACGGTAAAATTGTATACCACTTTTCCTTTGCTTTGGCTTGTGAAGCAGATCTCACACCTATCACATGGAGAATAATGAGATAAGAGCCGTTTTGTTGGGGAGGGGTATCCGACATCCCGAGTGCAACTGTGGCGCCAACCCACAGCCAACAGGAGCGCCCCCTGCCCAGCGTGGGGATTTTCCCAATTGTAATAGTGCACATCGAGAGCACACGGTCTTAACGCTAACAGGCGGGAATCAGCGGGGCCTTTCGAGACAGCAGAACAGGCCATTTGCAAACGTGGACATTCACACTCAGAGACAAATCTGAGACAGTCAACGGAAACGTAGGAATCATGCCACCTGCAACAGCGCACGtcgaaaaaaaacacacctgcCTGCGTTGCAACCTGTGCAAATAGCTGCATAGCTCTGGCTCAGCTGCAGACAGGTCTAACTCACAGAACAGAGACCGATTtccttctctccctccctcccaccCCAGCGCACTCGGAGTGCCCTCGAACCCCAGGctgctcccctccaccaccccggTTTCCCAGTTCCTCCCAGAGCAGACAGCCAGCGAGCCGGTCTTACCTGCTGCAGATCTGACCTCTGTCCACCCAGAGAAGAGCAAAAGGAGGACAAAACAGCGTTACCGAGGACGGTCAGCAACCCTTCGCGAGCCAGAGACACACCtcggggtggggggtgggggtggggggtatGGGGGTGAGCGGGGGGGTCTGCATCAGGTCAGCATGCAGGTGAGGTTGATGTGCTCAAACGTTTCTGTGCAGCAGGAGTGTGGACACGCCGGGGAGACCGCGCGGGTCCTCCTCTATCTGGACTCCGCTCCGCGCCGGCGGCAACGCCTGAATACTCCCCCGACGCGCCACTTTACCGCAGCTATAGAACTCAGCCCCCCCCGCGGCCAGGCTGCCCCAGTAAGGACCCAAGACGCCCCCCGAAGGCCGCGCAGCCTCTGCGAACTGGGGACAGCACGGCTGGCGCGCCCGAAGAGGTCAGTCGAGGTCATGCGCGTGGGGAAGAGAAGGTGCGTGCCAATGTCCCAACTGAGGTGGACTtagggctgtgggagtctgggaCCAGCTGCCCGGCCACGCTGCTGAagtcaataccctggcttctttcagacGGCTGGACGAGATCCTAGAGATCCGATTGGTTATTAACTACCAAGCAGGCTAGATGAGCCGAATACAGAGCAGCAGAAAGTATCTCTCCGCCTCCGTTTCTCTTTCTCCCTGCCGGAAGAGGCAGTgctgcctgtcctctctgggcagccaggtctgtctatATGACCCTGTTTCTATGTCCAGGTtctggtcactgagcctgtcccctctgggcagccaggtctggccgtgtccagtttctatggccaggctgtggtcactgagcctgtcctctctggacagacaggtctgcctgtgtccagtttctatgtccaggctgtggtcactgagcctgtccccTGTGggcagtcaggtctgcctgtgtccagtttctatggccaggctgtggtcactgagtctgtcctctctggacagccaggtctgtgtccagtttttatgtccaggctgtggtcactgagcctgtcctctctggacagtcaggtctgcctgtgtccagtttctatggccaagctgtggtcactgagccaaTGCTTCATCTTGTTTGCCATGCTGGCCAG is part of the Lepisosteus oculatus isolate fLepOcu1 chromosome 7, fLepOcu1.hap2, whole genome shotgun sequence genome and encodes:
- the pus7 gene encoding pseudouridylate synthase 7 homolog, yielding MEVAEPVPAPRPGGEKRPPPEEEPPHAAKRTKLQQGAEGEENGGRAGRAAEVEKGGEGPAEGEGLVEGGGPAEGEELGEGEGPGVEEEEEGDSFAEMMKHGLTEVDVGILKFVSDHEGFSGILKERYSDFVVHEISKEGAIVRLDDLTVPVDAEDPPLDVSDVLTEEQKQQLEELQLFKNKEGNVTIEVVEDTKEKRTLLHQAVKSLFPGLETKTEEREGVKYIVAYHAAGKRALAAPRKHSWPKSRGSFCHCVLYKENKDTMDAINVLSKFLRVKPNIFSYMGTKDKRAITVQEIAVLKISAQRLSHLNKCLMNFKLGNFSYKKHPLKLGELQGNHFTVVIRNISGSDAQVQQAMTSLRDTGFINYYGMQRFGTTAVPTYQVGRTILQNNWTEVVDLILKPRPGAEKGYLVRCREEWARTQDPEAALRKLPVKRCVEGQLLRGLAKYGRKNIVTAFGLIPRNNRLMYIHSYQSYVWNCMVSRRIEAFGLEAVPGDLVLRGGTAVPLSQEEAASHTIHDVVMPLPGFDVIYPAHHIGDGYREMLSADGLDIDNMRHKIRDYSLSGAYRRILLRPQDVRWEVISYDDPRIPLVHTDVEKLEGKPPPVFPKEGQYRALRMEFSLPPSTYATMAIREVLKMDTSIKNQTQLNTTWLC